From a single Rickettsia endosymbiont of Cantharis rufa genomic region:
- a CDS encoding acyl-[ACP]--phospholipid O-acyltransferase, whose product MDTNKLYLFKDRRFLPNFIIQLGGCLNDNILKNALVILITYGVAGSLSKYNNLLVLIANATFVLPFIIFASIAGQIADKYERANLIKIIKICEIGIIAFAIYGFHHNNLLILFCSICLMGIHSTFFGPIKYSVLPDHLNKDELLGANGFVEAGTFISIFIGTIIGSYYTISNNFIIYSLITIAFLGFITSLFTPKSKNANRDIKINFNIIDESINMIKYAKAKKQIYLAILGISWFWFIGAAIISQIPLLAKITFKADENVANLFLAVFSLGVGVGSFLCSKIFEDEITVKYLFISALGISIFGIDLFFASRISSVNSEPTQLKSILVFLSKRHNWRIVIDLFFLAAIGGLYIVPLFAILQHYANPAHRSRIIAVNNLINSIFMVGSTIILSLLFYLNFTIPWIILFISLANIVVTIYIYRLIPEVKIIPFKLLRKIFQICFDLMYKVEVKGLENFQKAGKKVVVVANHISYLDPPLIATYLKEEMTFAISPDIQKIWWIKPFLRMAKTLPVDPSNPMAIKTLVKEVQRDQKVAIFPEGRISVTGSLMKIYEGPGMIADKAGATVLPVRIDGTQFTHLSKLKNILKRKIFPKITITILPPVKFANMDAASNQERRSYIARTLYDIMAEMVFESSDYKNTLFSSLIEAAKIHGFKKKIVDDFENNAVTYRDLILKSFILGDLIKTNNIFGRNLGLMLPNTTNTLIAFYAMQSIGYVPAIINWSSGIGTIINCCKLAQIKVIYTSKQFIEKANLHELITNLLDFGIKIIYLEDFNNQISTALKLKAKIGSYFAQTYYNYFCRNRDDKKPAVIIFTSGTEGEPKAVLLSHRNLQTNRYQITAKVPFSPEDIVFNSLPLFHCFGLGGAIITTLNGIKLFLYPSPLNYRSIPEIIYDVGATILISTDTFLNGYANYAHPYDFYSLRYIFAGSEKLKESTRQFWLNKYGIRIFEEYGITEAAPIIACNTPMHNKAGTVGRLLPKIDYKLEKVEGINEGGRLFIKGPNIMLGYLDLEGHHTYKEWYDTGDIVKIDSEGYITILGRLKRFAKIAGEMIPLTKIEELASEIDPDSLHAAISVPDKTHGEKIILFTTGSGVNSENFADVVSKAQISLLHLPRVIIIDSEIPLLANGKIDYLEMLKNH is encoded by the coding sequence ATGGACACAAACAAATTATATCTTTTCAAAGATAGGCGATTCTTACCAAATTTTATAATACAATTAGGCGGTTGTCTTAACGATAATATATTAAAAAATGCTCTAGTAATCCTTATAACTTATGGTGTTGCCGGTTCTTTAAGTAAATATAATAATCTACTAGTTTTAATTGCTAATGCTACTTTTGTATTACCTTTTATAATATTCGCAAGTATAGCAGGACAAATTGCTGATAAATACGAACGTGCAAATCTTATTAAAATTATCAAGATTTGTGAAATCGGTATAATTGCCTTTGCAATTTATGGATTTCATCATAATAATCTGCTAATTTTGTTTTGTTCTATTTGCTTAATGGGTATACATTCCACTTTTTTTGGTCCGATCAAATATAGCGTATTACCCGATCATCTAAATAAAGATGAACTACTTGGAGCTAACGGCTTTGTTGAAGCCGGAACTTTTATTAGTATTTTTATCGGTACTATAATTGGTAGCTATTATACAATCAGCAATAATTTTATAATTTACTCCTTAATTACCATCGCCTTTCTCGGCTTCATTACAAGCCTTTTTACACCAAAATCTAAAAATGCAAATCGTGATATTAAAATAAATTTTAATATCATAGATGAAAGCATAAATATGATTAAATATGCTAAGGCGAAAAAACAGATATATTTAGCTATACTTGGTATTTCATGGTTTTGGTTTATCGGAGCTGCTATAATTTCACAAATACCTTTACTTGCTAAGATAACTTTTAAAGCCGATGAGAATGTTGCTAACTTATTTTTAGCGGTTTTCTCCCTTGGTGTTGGTGTCGGGTCGTTTTTATGTAGCAAAATATTTGAAGATGAAATTACCGTTAAATATCTATTTATTTCGGCACTAGGTATTAGTATTTTCGGTATCGATTTATTCTTTGCAAGTAGAATTAGTTCAGTTAACTCCGAACCTACTCAGTTAAAAAGTATTTTGGTATTTTTGTCTAAAAGGCATAATTGGCGAATAGTTATCGATTTATTTTTCTTAGCAGCAATAGGTGGATTATATATCGTTCCCCTTTTTGCAATATTACAGCATTACGCAAACCCTGCTCATCGTAGCCGAATTATTGCTGTTAACAATCTTATAAATTCCATTTTCATGGTGGGATCAACAATTATTCTATCTCTATTATTTTATCTAAATTTCACTATACCTTGGATTATATTATTTATTAGCCTAGCTAATATAGTTGTCACTATATATATTTATCGCTTAATACCTGAGGTTAAAATTATTCCGTTTAAACTATTGCGAAAAATATTCCAAATCTGTTTTGATCTTATGTATAAGGTTGAAGTTAAAGGACTTGAAAATTTTCAAAAAGCAGGTAAAAAAGTAGTTGTTGTTGCTAATCATATTTCATATCTTGACCCTCCCCTAATCGCTACTTACCTAAAGGAAGAAATGACTTTTGCAATTAGTCCCGATATACAAAAAATATGGTGGATTAAGCCGTTTTTACGTATGGCAAAAACTTTGCCGGTTGATCCAAGTAATCCAATGGCAATAAAGACTTTAGTAAAAGAAGTACAAAGAGACCAGAAAGTAGCTATCTTTCCTGAAGGTAGAATAAGCGTTACCGGCTCTTTAATGAAAATTTACGAAGGTCCGGGAATGATTGCCGATAAAGCCGGTGCTACCGTTTTACCAGTTAGAATAGATGGAACTCAATTTACTCATTTATCAAAATTAAAAAATATATTAAAAAGAAAAATATTTCCTAAAATTACTATAACCATTTTACCGCCGGTAAAATTTGCTAATATGGATGCCGCAAGTAATCAAGAGCGACGCAGTTATATAGCCAGAACTCTTTATGATATCATGGCTGAGATGGTGTTTGAAAGTTCGGACTATAAAAATACTTTATTCTCATCTCTTATAGAAGCTGCTAAAATTCATGGGTTTAAGAAAAAAATAGTTGATGATTTTGAAAATAATGCGGTTACTTATCGAGATTTAATATTAAAATCTTTTATTCTAGGTGATTTAATCAAAACGAACAACATCTTTGGCAGAAATTTAGGCTTAATGTTACCTAATACCACGAATACGTTAATTGCTTTTTATGCTATGCAATCTATCGGTTATGTTCCTGCTATAATTAATTGGAGTAGCGGCATAGGTACTATTATTAACTGCTGTAAACTTGCACAAATTAAAGTAATTTACACTTCAAAACAATTTATCGAGAAAGCAAATTTACATGAATTAATAACTAACTTATTAGATTTCGGTATTAAAATAATATATTTAGAGGATTTTAACAATCAGATTAGTACAGCTTTGAAACTAAAAGCAAAAATAGGAAGTTATTTTGCACAAACTTATTACAATTATTTTTGTCGTAATCGTGATGACAAAAAACCGGCCGTAATAATTTTTACTTCAGGTACTGAAGGTGAACCTAAAGCCGTATTACTATCTCACAGAAATTTACAAACTAATAGATATCAAATAACTGCTAAAGTACCTTTTAGCCCTGAAGATATAGTATTTAACTCCTTACCTTTATTTCATTGTTTCGGTCTTGGAGGTGCAATTATTACAACTTTAAACGGTATTAAGCTGTTTCTATACCCCTCTCCGCTAAATTATCGCAGTATTCCTGAAATTATATATGATGTCGGAGCAACTATATTAATTTCTACAGATACTTTTTTAAACGGTTATGCTAATTACGCTCACCCATATGATTTTTACTCATTACGCTATATATTTGCCGGTAGCGAAAAATTAAAAGAATCTACAAGACAATTTTGGCTTAATAAATACGGTATACGTATTTTTGAAGAATATGGGATTACAGAAGCCGCACCTATTATAGCTTGTAATACCCCTATGCATAATAAAGCAGGCACAGTCGGAAGATTATTACCGAAAATTGATTATAAACTTGAGAAAGTAGAGGGAATAAATGAAGGAGGCCGTTTATTCATTAAAGGTCCTAATATCATGCTTGGTTACTTGGACTTAGAAGGTCACCATACTTATAAAGAATGGTACGACACAGGCGATATAGTCAAAATCGATTCTGAAGGATATATAACAATTTTAGGACGTTTGAAACGCTTTGCTAAAATAGCGGGGGAAATGATACCTCTTACAAAAATTGAAGAGCTTGCAAGTGAAATTGACCCTGACTCTCTGCATGCTGCTATTTCTGTCCCCGACAAAACACACGGGGAAAAGATTATTTTATTTACTACCGGCTCCGGTGTAAATAGTGAAAACTTTGCAGATGTCGTATCTAAAGCTCAAATTTCTTTACTACATTTACCGAGAGTAATTATTATCGATTCAGAAATACCTCTGCTTGCAAACGGTAAGATAGACTATCTTGAAATGCTGAAAAACCACTAG
- a CDS encoding acyl-CoA carboxylase subunit beta yields MNQSNIISPELLDERKNIARQGGGEARINAQHQKGKLTARERIEVLLDPNSFTETGMFVAHRCDNFRMQDKKFLGDGVVTGHGTINGRLVFIYSQDFTVLGGSLGEYHAKKICDIIDQAIATGAPVIGINDSGGARIQEGVDALAGYGELFQRNVLASGVIPQITLIMGPCAGGAVYSPALTDFIFMVKNSSYMFVTGPDVVKTVTGEEVSQEKLGGARMHTTKSGVADLAFNNDIEALLEIRKFFNFLPSSNRSPLPVRSTVDPADRVDMSLSTLIPNTPNKPYDMKELVERIVDEGEFFELQPDFAKNIIIGFGYMEGYPVGFVANQPLHLAGCLDINASRKAARFIRFCDAFNIPIVSLVDVPGFLPGTSQEHDGIIKHGAKLLYAYAEATVPKITVITRKAYGGAYIVMNSKHLRGDINYAWFNSEIAVMGAEGAAEIIFKEECKDPEAKKQKIDEYRKVVTSPFVAASRGYLDDIIRPQNTRWRICKALNFLRTKKVELPWKKHDNLPL; encoded by the coding sequence ATGAATCAAAGTAATATAATCTCTCCTGAGCTACTGGATGAAAGAAAAAATATTGCAAGGCAAGGGGGTGGTGAAGCTAGGATCAACGCACAACATCAAAAAGGTAAATTAACCGCACGAGAGCGGATAGAAGTATTATTAGATCCGAATAGCTTTACCGAAACAGGTATGTTTGTAGCACATAGATGCGATAATTTCAGGATGCAGGATAAAAAGTTTCTGGGTGACGGCGTTGTAACGGGACACGGTACGATAAACGGTAGGTTGGTATTTATTTATAGCCAAGATTTTACCGTACTCGGGGGCTCTCTCGGCGAATATCATGCTAAGAAAATCTGCGATATTATCGATCAAGCTATAGCAACCGGTGCTCCCGTAATCGGTATTAACGACTCAGGGGGAGCAAGAATTCAAGAAGGGGTTGACGCTCTCGCCGGATATGGTGAATTATTTCAGCGTAATGTTTTAGCTTCTGGTGTTATCCCGCAAATTACTTTAATTATGGGACCTTGTGCCGGCGGTGCGGTATATTCTCCTGCCTTAACCGATTTTATATTTATGGTTAAGAATAGTTCTTATATGTTTGTAACCGGTCCTGATGTAGTAAAAACCGTTACCGGTGAAGAAGTAAGCCAAGAAAAACTAGGTGGTGCTAGGATGCATACTACTAAAAGCGGTGTTGCCGATCTTGCATTCAACAATGATATAGAAGCATTGCTCGAAATTCGTAAGTTCTTTAATTTCTTGCCGTCATCCAATCGTAGTCCTCTTCCCGTTCGTTCGACTGTTGATCCTGCCGATAGAGTCGATATGTCTCTTAGTACGTTAATACCTAACACTCCTAATAAGCCTTATGATATGAAAGAGCTTGTTGAGCGTATAGTTGATGAGGGGGAATTTTTTGAATTACAACCTGATTTTGCTAAGAATATCATTATTGGCTTTGGCTATATGGAAGGCTATCCGGTAGGTTTTGTTGCTAATCAGCCTTTGCATTTAGCAGGATGTTTAGATATAAACGCCTCAAGAAAAGCAGCAAGATTTATTAGATTTTGTGACGCTTTTAATATTCCTATAGTAAGCCTTGTTGATGTACCTGGATTCTTACCCGGTACATCTCAAGAGCATGATGGTATTATTAAGCACGGTGCTAAGCTCTTATATGCTTATGCGGAAGCTACGGTACCAAAAATTACCGTAATTACCCGTAAGGCTTATGGAGGTGCTTACATAGTTATGAATTCTAAGCATCTTAGAGGTGATATAAATTATGCTTGGTTTAATTCTGAAATCGCCGTTATGGGTGCAGAGGGGGCGGCCGAAATAATATTTAAGGAAGAATGTAAAGACCCTGAAGCTAAAAAACAAAAAATCGATGAATATAGAAAAGTAGTAACTTCACCTTTTGTTGCGGCATCTAGGGGATATTTGGATGATATTATAAGACCGCAAAATACTAGATGGAGAATATGTAAAGCGTTAAATTTCTTGCGTACTAAAAAAGTAGAATTACCTTGGAAGAAACATGATAATTTGCCGCTTTAG
- a CDS encoding acetyl/propionyl/methylcrotonyl-CoA carboxylase subunit alpha, producing the protein MTKSLFDKILIANRSEIAVRIIRTLKNMGIKSVAVYSEADTNSMYVQHADEAYYIGDSPATESYLSIKNIISAIRESGASAVHPGYGFLSENPNFANILKREGVVLIGPSATTIKKMGDKIEAKKIAIEAGVSTVPGYMGAINDIKQAIDIAKEIGFPVIVKAAAGGGGRGMRVVNNPAEMANAFESAKLEAGNSFSDDRLFIEKLIQTPRHIEIQLLADQYGNSVCLGERECSIQRHHQKVIEEAPSSVITEDIRQEMYRQVISLSQKVGYYSAGTVEFIVDNDKNFYFLEMNTRLQVEHPVTELISGVDIVEEMIKIAAGRELSFTQDDVKLKGWAFESRICAENPSRGFLPSSGRITAYSEPAKSPNIRIDTGIGLGGEVSMFYDSMIAKLCTYGETREEAIEVMRSALSSYIINGISHNISFLEAVMLHPRFVSGNISTAFIQEEYPDGFSGASLTSEVTTVFLATSIFIYISEQRRASLISGNINNQANKIGTRWVVTIDDKLFPVLITPVENGYNIRHESDRIYIRSNWNLGNELFTAIINGKKTNVKIENIRTGYLLSHAGISVKAFVRSPRISELEALMVSKVVVEENPELVAPLSGQIVAIKVKEGQQVIAGQEIMVLTAMKMENLLLAERDGKIAKIFVNEKDNVVRGQILLEFA; encoded by the coding sequence ATGACTAAATCATTATTTGATAAAATTTTAATTGCTAACCGTAGCGAAATCGCCGTTAGGATAATACGCACCTTAAAAAATATGGGTATAAAGTCGGTTGCTGTGTACTCGGAAGCCGATACCAATTCAATGTATGTACAACATGCGGATGAAGCTTACTATATAGGTGATTCCCCTGCAACAGAAAGTTATTTGTCTATTAAAAATATTATTTCGGCGATTCGCGAAAGTGGAGCAAGTGCAGTACATCCAGGATACGGTTTTTTATCGGAAAATCCGAATTTTGCCAATATTCTCAAAAGAGAAGGAGTAGTTTTAATAGGTCCTAGTGCTACAACCATTAAGAAAATGGGTGATAAAATCGAAGCAAAGAAAATTGCAATAGAGGCGGGCGTTAGTACAGTTCCCGGTTATATGGGAGCTATAAATGACATTAAACAAGCGATAGATATTGCGAAAGAAATAGGCTTCCCGGTAATAGTGAAAGCCGCCGCCGGTGGTGGCGGGCGTGGTATGAGAGTGGTGAATAATCCCGCTGAAATGGCAAATGCCTTTGAATCGGCAAAGCTTGAAGCAGGGAATAGTTTTAGTGATGATAGATTATTTATTGAGAAATTGATTCAGACGCCCCGGCATATCGAAATTCAGCTGCTTGCCGATCAGTATGGTAATAGCGTATGTCTTGGAGAGCGTGAATGTTCTATACAACGTCATCATCAAAAGGTGATTGAAGAAGCACCTAGCTCCGTTATCACCGAAGATATAAGACAAGAAATGTATCGGCAGGTAATCTCTTTATCTCAAAAAGTTGGATATTATTCGGCAGGTACAGTTGAGTTCATAGTAGACAATGATAAAAATTTCTATTTTTTAGAAATGAATACAAGACTGCAAGTTGAGCATCCTGTTACCGAATTAATTTCCGGCGTAGATATCGTTGAAGAGATGATAAAAATTGCTGCAGGTAGAGAATTATCATTTACCCAAGATGACGTAAAATTAAAAGGATGGGCATTTGAGTCACGAATTTGTGCTGAGAATCCAAGTCGAGGTTTCTTGCCGTCTAGCGGTAGAATTACTGCTTATTCCGAACCTGCAAAGAGTCCTAATATCCGGATAGATACAGGTATCGGGCTTGGCGGTGAAGTAAGTATGTTTTATGATTCGATGATTGCAAAATTATGTACTTACGGTGAAACGCGAGAAGAGGCAATCGAGGTCATGCGTTCTGCTTTAAGCTCGTATATCATTAACGGTATTTCTCATAATATCAGTTTCTTAGAAGCAGTAATGCTGCATCCTCGCTTTGTTAGCGGTAATATTTCTACTGCTTTTATCCAAGAAGAATATCCGGATGGTTTTTCAGGGGCAAGTCTAACTTCAGAAGTAACTACCGTATTTTTAGCAACGTCTATTTTTATTTATATATCGGAACAAAGACGGGCTTCTTTAATTTCCGGTAATATTAACAATCAGGCTAACAAAATAGGTACAAGGTGGGTGGTAACTATTGATGATAAACTATTTCCCGTCTTAATTACACCTGTTGAAAACGGCTATAATATACGTCACGAAAGCGACCGAATATATATTCGTAGTAACTGGAATTTAGGTAATGAACTTTTTACAGCTATAATTAATGGCAAAAAGACAAATGTGAAAATTGAGAATATCAGAACCGGTTATCTATTATCACATGCAGGTATTAGCGTAAAAGCATTTGTACGCTCTCCCCGTATATCCGAACTTGAAGCATTGATGGTCTCAAAAGTAGTGGTAGAAGAAAACCCCGAACTTGTAGCGCCTCTAAGTGGTCAAATTGTTGCGATAAAGGTAAAAGAAGGACAGCAAGTAATAGCAGGACAAGAAATTATGGTTTTAACTGCTATGAAAATGGAAAATCTACTTCTTGCCGAAAGAGACGGAAAAATAGCCAAGATTTTTGTAAATGAAAAGGATAATGTTGTAAGAGGACAGATATTATTGGAGTTTGCTTGA
- a CDS encoding tetratricopeptide repeat protein, translated as MSNPHLTKGSSHFKTGRYKEAIEVYGKIGKSSKSYPYALFNIGKCYFKQEKFIEAIKYYSQIPNNHSLYKSALFNCGSSFYNLDKCPKAIEMYSKILKSSNYYQEAQYYLGEYHFKAMEMSDKVDKSTISYIEKNFNLIEYISSRKKLTLIFYVLDKVLT; from the coding sequence ATGTCTAATCCACATCTTACGAAAGGAAGTAGTCATTTTAAGACTGGTAGGTATAAAGAAGCTATAGAAGTTTACGGCAAAATAGGTAAAAGTAGTAAATCTTATCCTTATGCTCTGTTTAATATAGGAAAGTGTTACTTTAAACAAGAAAAATTTATAGAAGCTATAAAATATTATAGCCAGATCCCTAATAACCACTCACTTTATAAAAGTGCTTTATTTAATTGCGGTAGTTCTTTTTACAATCTAGATAAATGCCCTAAAGCTATAGAAATGTATAGTAAAATACTTAAAAGCTCTAATTATTATCAAGAGGCACAATATTATTTAGGAGAGTATCATTTTAAAGCTATGGAAATGTCTGATAAGGTAGACAAATCAACGATTTCATATATTGAGAAAAATTTTAACTTAATTGAATATATATCCTCGAGGAAGAAACTAACTTTAATATTTTATGTATTGGACAAAGTTTTGACTTAA
- a CDS encoding ankyrin repeat domain-containing protein, translated as MLSCNTGAGPDVNATYFGSNLLSLAAGLAEPHKTDITYYLSIKGVTYLNITLEEAKQAGQNATNLRKQIFFKAINEDKLEVIKKFVEIYGFDVNTEYYSNTPLSTAINLKSKKEVVKCLISKKADTNAAMSVVATEGNLDGIKLLLNAGAKINDTDNESPLMLASEHRHVSVVKYLLEHGADYNVKGWERDNLNSDVSSQLTKITEISTLCKKANNTNTQKILDKISLTSISSNYDGYRNLSPEQIE; from the coding sequence ATGCTAAGCTGCAATACGGGGGCAGGACCCGATGTTAATGCTACTTATTTTGGTTCTAATCTACTAAGCCTTGCCGCCGGTTTGGCAGAACCTCACAAAACAGATATTACATATTATCTTTCAATAAAAGGAGTAACTTATTTAAACATAACCTTAGAGGAAGCAAAGCAAGCCGGTCAAAATGCAACTAATCTTCGCAAGCAAATCTTTTTTAAAGCAATAAACGAAGACAAACTTGAAGTAATTAAAAAATTTGTTGAAATATATGGTTTTGATGTTAATACTGAATATTATTCTAACACACCGTTAAGTACCGCAATTAATTTAAAAAGTAAAAAAGAAGTTGTAAAGTGTCTTATCTCTAAAAAAGCTGATACAAATGCTGCTATGTCAGTAGTAGCTACAGAAGGCAATCTAGACGGAATTAAACTATTATTAAATGCAGGAGCAAAAATTAACGATACTGATAATGAGTCACCTTTAATGCTTGCATCGGAACATAGACACGTCTCAGTAGTTAAATATTTACTCGAACACGGTGCTGACTATAATGTCAAAGGATGGGAAAGAGATAACTTAAATAGTGATGTATCGTCTCAACTAACTAAAATCACTGAGATTTCTACATTGTGTAAAAAAGCTAACAATACTAATACTCAAAAAATATTAGATAAAATATCACTAACCAGTATCTCATCAAATTATGACGGATATAGGAATTTATCACCGGAACAAATAGAGTAA
- a CDS encoding IS1 family transposase: protein MDEQWSYVQNKSKQRWLWYSLDKILLKVVAYTFGTRCDSTSESLLKKTGGF from the coding sequence ATAGATGAACAATGGTCTTATGTACAGAATAAATCCAAACAAAGATGGCTTTGGTATTCTTTGGATAAGATTTTGTTAAAAGTAGTTGCTTATACTTTTGGTACAAGATGTGATAGCACATCAGAATCATTACTGAAAAAAACCGGAGGATTTTAA